Proteins from a single region of Hymenobacter monticola:
- a CDS encoding DUF4907 domain-containing protein produces MTIRGCLRIIWLGAAAACTADPPPHQPPAAPSPASVRAQPAEFTAAVEPNADGSYGYVVKANGRPLILQPHVPGRPGTRGFATAAQAQQVAQLVESKLRRGQMPPSVTAAELDSLGL; encoded by the coding sequence ATGACCATTCGCGGTTGCCTTCGCATCATCTGGTTGGGCGCGGCAGCGGCCTGCACGGCGGACCCGCCGCCGCATCAGCCGCCCGCCGCCCCATCGCCCGCCAGCGTGCGTGCCCAGCCCGCTGAGTTCACCGCCGCTGTCGAGCCCAACGCCGACGGCAGCTACGGCTACGTGGTAAAAGCCAACGGCCGTCCCTTGATTCTGCAGCCCCACGTGCCCGGTCGCCCCGGTACGCGGGGATTTGCCACGGCTGCGCAGGCGCAGCAGGTAGCTCAACTGGTAGAAAGCAAACTGCGTCGCGGACAAATGCCGCCCAGCGTCACAGCGGCTGAGTTAGATAGCCTGGGCCTTTAA